ctacccgacgatcaaccatgactctcatccatggtaatcgaccagtcccgaccacacactctgaccaacgcatccaccggcgtgaaagtcaacggccacgtgacctcctgcctactggactccgggagcatcgagagctttgtacatccaaatacggtaaggcgctgctcccttaaggtacaccctaccaatcaaagtatcgccCTGGCCTcccgatcccatcgcgtagcgatccgggggtactgcacagtcacgctcacagtccaaggcatagagttccatggttttcgcctctacgtcctccctaacctctgtgctgcacttatccttggcctggattttcagtgcaacctccagagtctgacccttaaattcggcggacccttaccacccctcactgtgtgcggcctcgcgaccctaaaggtcgatcctccttccctctttgccaatctaactccagattgcaaactcgtcgccaccaggagcagacggtacagcaccgagGATAAGgcattcatcaggtcagaggtacagcggttgcttcaggagggagtcatcgaggccagcaacagcccctggagagctcaagtggtagtggttaagtctggggagaaaaatcgaatggtcgtggactacagccagaccaccaacaggtacacgcagctcgacgcgtaatccctcccacgcatatctgacatggttaacaagattgcacagtaccaggtcttcacaACGGTGgaactgaaatccgcttaccaccagctccccatccgtaaattggaccggccatacaccgccttcgaggcagacggccggctatatcacttccttagggtccccttcggcgtcaccaatggggtcgactggtacggcttgcgggccacgtttccgtacctagacaatgtgaccatctgcggccatgatcagcaggaccacgacgccaacctcgctaaatttctccgcaccgccactctcctcaacctcacgtataacaaggagaagtgtgtgttccatacaaaccgcttagccatcctcggctacgtggtccagaacggagttctagggcccgatcccgaccacatgcgcccactcatggagtttcccctcccccactgccccaaggccctcaaacgctgcctgggattcttctcgtattacgctcagtgggtcccaaactatgcggacaaggcccgcccactcatacagtccactcattttcccctgacggcagaggcccaacaggccttcgctcggatcagagctgatattgccaaagctggaatgcacgctgtagacaaaacagcgTGTAGGCtaccgttgaggctgtgcgacattggaggcattacctgggcgcacacagcggagcaagatcaaaaacgCCAAAATCTTGcgttggagaatcgagctctccacctataactacgaggttaagtatcgccctggttgatgaagaggattttggcatgttcccggagtcaacttcgaccacgacagcaccaacatcgccggctccacttcgtcgatcccagaggatgatcaaggcgccggaccggctgaacttctgACCGGCCCaccagatgaccagagacatttttttttcattgttctgtaaatattaaagattgcgaattgtatatagttatccaccacccccgccggactcaattttaacagcaggtgaatgtggtaaaccactgtgttcttatattaagggttgtacggtagaacctgcattacaggttcacctgggcccctgcatgctagctccgcccaggagccgggttataaatatgtgtggccttcagctcgcagccatttcgtcagctgctgtaggaggccacacatcagatactaataaagcctcagtttgaattcaacttcgtctccagccaaattgatcgtgcctcagagctggccacatgttcctcatcaccaacctccagcatatcgccccactgctgtgcgaggttgtggaggacacagcatacCACCACAAACTGGGCGATCCTCCGGGGGGGGTGTACTGCACTGCACCATtggagcggtcaaggcatcggaaccgcatttgagtcgtcgatgcaccgctcaatcacagccctAGTGGCCACATGGGTCTTGATGTACCAGGTCTCTGCTTCTGTCtctggcctccatactggcatcattagccaagtcctcagcgggtaccccttatccccaagagccagccgcccatcctggggtggttctCAAAGATGCCGGGAATGacgactgtcccaggatgtagctgttgtggacTCACCCCGGGAAGTGTGCACGCACATGCATGAtcgtcatgtggtggtcgcacatgagctgtatgttcatggagtggaactcctttctgttaatgtaaggcactccctgatggcccagtgagcacagggcaacatgcgtggcatctattaccccATGGACCTGGGGAACCCTGGCAATGGCAGAGAAAccagctgcctgggcatcctgttgtGCTTGGTcgatgtcaaagttgatgtagttttccgcccgggcaagcagggcatctgtgacctgtcggatgcacttgtgggctgtgagATACCAGACAGGTCCCTGCTGGACCACAAGAAGGAGCCAGAGGCATatacgttcagggctgcggtgaccttgacggccacagagagtgggtgtcctccttctCTTCATGGTCCCAAGTCAGCGAAGATATGCCACAGGtttcgcaccgtctccttgttgacacGGAGTCTCCTGTGACACGCGCTGTCGTCATCTGTTCAAACAACCAGCGAAACCTGTACACCTGGGCTGTCGCAGGACTCTCCCTCTGAGTCCCACCCTAGCCTGATAGACTGCTGGGTCCTCAGGGAGTGGAGCAGGGCCTGGCACTTGGGCCACCAACTTGAGCATCTGTtgacgctgctgctgctgccactgtctctggcaaatggccgcccggcctagcagcagcaccactaggccaAGTTCTGCTGGGTCCAGAATCGCTGCCATAGTATTCAGTATCTGTAAGGCATTAGGAGCAGAAGTTAGACTGAAAagcagcggtggctcccaccccgggaccctcctttCCATcattgaccaccccccccaccccccacggccGCAACACCCAGCCCACGCACTCCCAGCCACAGCAGGCCCTCTCACCAGACcgcagaccctgtaccccggacacccacTCAAAACGTCACCTGGACCTGGTGCTGGTGTCCTCCCGTGGCACTCATCCACTCTCCGGCAGTGGACTTGTCCCCGGAGCTGTATGCCATTCCCTTGTTGTTCGGACTTCGGCTGCCGCTCGTTTGGCTTTGCcttccacagtgttcaggcacagtgtccaggcatcatgatctgattgggatgctagacaatgattCCCacctgctacatggcccacccacccacttgtgttgtgtgaagtgctcacttaaccacgattatcAATCCCCTGTCAGCAATAGCCTTAAGCCGCAtgaccagaggcctcagcagtgggtaggggttatgggtggtcggtggagaAGACaggtagggacaagggttgcccctggaacagatacacatgatccaggggttgacatggtggtgccaTGCGTGTTTGCCCCtccggtcccccccctccccagcgcctccccaacccctcccatggtggcccacccctgcggagggtcccctacCCCCAGCCGGGGTTCCCCGCGCCAGCTGATGATCCCCCACTCCCTGCCGAGCAGTGGGGTGACAAGACCAGCACCCCAGGGCttgtgagcaaagatttttttttaatacatttagagtagccaattatttttcttttccaattaagggtcaatttagtgtggccaatccacctaaccagcacatctttgggttgtgggggtgaagcccacgcagacacagggagaatgtgcaaactccacactgacagtgacccagggccgggattcgaacccgggtcctcagcaccgcagtcccagtgctaatcactgcaccacatgcAGCCCCGagcaaagatgactactcacctcctttgGTCCCCACAGAAgtattccgccaggttcacatttttcaaaaggagtactaatcggcgccaacgtgagcacttgctggggagtccATTGGGCAGTCGGggaggctcctgttaattgtatggaaacagggcttaagtggtgataattggtttctcgccatgctacggcgagatcccgattttgcctacggagcgatacagttgcattgcaaactgtttggcatcGAGCGCGGTTCtcggtttttggcctctcctgctattcaccagccttgATTCACTCGAGCAGagggcaacgaggccggagaatcgagtcctATATTTCACCAGGAATATCACGGCTCACAGCCAGTTTACAGCTAACATCCAAATTGAGCTGCAGATATCAGATAAATCCATGAGCAATGCCACAAATCCCTAAAAACGGAAACTTCAAAACCTTCCAAATAATGTACCCCCAGAAATTGAATTCTAAcagtattttaaaaatcttccaatcacTCGGGTCCTATCCTCCTTGCGATTTATTAACTAAAAGATGAACTGAAGGTTTTCTGGACCATTTTGGTCAGGTTCCTTTTCTAAAACAGAGCCTTTTTCAAAACGTACACTGGAAATTTACTCTGACGTTCCCTCTCTTCAGCCACTGTCGCTTCAACAGAAATTTAGATGGATAAACAGATTTTCtttccaaattaaaaaaaaaactggatTGTGAAAATCCCGGAGGAGATTCCAGTTTCTGTACTCAGCAATTTGACTGCTTGGAATTGCTGTGACATCAGCGACAACAAGAGGTTAAGTAGCGAGATCAATGTTAATTCAATATCTAGAGGAGGGCTTTGATCTTAAAACATCCACTTTCAGGCTTCTCAATAGCTTGGCAAGCTCACAACATGCTTTGTTGAGCTATAGAGACCCAGCACAGCCAAAGATTCAATCGCCAACCTCTGGTGAATGAGATGACCTGAGCCATGGTGGCAGAGGCCCTTTGAATAGAACTGCCTCAATTACAAAGCAGACATTTGTAGTTTCCTAACTGTAATTGCTACACAGTGAAAGTTGAAATCATGCATGTATGGACCTTAGGAAGGAGAGGATCAGATTTTGCTGTGCTGCCTTTGCAGTCAAAAAGCTTGCGCCTGCCCTAACATTGCCAATGGATACGTTTGAGCTTCTTACAACAAGGATTCAAGACTATCCTAATACCTTTAAAAAGCTTTCATTTATAACAAAGTAGAGAAAAAATAAAAGTTGAATTGAACATACTACACACAACTGTGCCAATTTCTGAGCTCTCGCAAAGACTCATCCTGACGCAAAACATtagtttctttctctctccacagatgctgtcagacctgctgagattgtccagtattttctgtttttgtgccaATTTCTTGATTGTACCAGTTTAACAAAGTTGCCAACCTATTTAAGCTAAATGGATTGATGAGGGTGTTAGAATAGCTTGTATAGGACTTTGATACAAACCAGTATgctaaaaaaaaaagataaatcaGCTAACGGTTCTGTTTATAGCTTAGTAACCCATTAGTTACCCATTCTGTTGATGAAGACATTATTGCAGATGCCTggactttgaaagcgatgattttccTTGTGGCCTTATGTCTGTTACTGAAACGGTAAATGCAAAACTCTCCAACCATCACTGCAAGCTGATAGTGAATCTGTGGTAACACAAGGGTGATTTGCCAGTGCAGTTCTTAGCAAAACTTTTACAATGACAACAAAAGTTTGCTAAATCCTGCAGTTACGTTCCTATCTGGAACTAGTAAATCTAAGAGGGAGAAAAGACAAAGGAGCACAAACTATTCTCTTTGGGGTGTACCTTCAGTAGAAATCAAACCCCTCGGTTAAAGGGCAATGAATAAGTATTGTCATCAAACAAAAAGTGACAAAGCACTTTTAGAAAACATAAATTTCAAGCACAAACTAAAAGAAAATAATGTTGTGGACTCTTTTATTTCAAACTCTATGATCTTTAAGGAGAAGAGGAAACAGGAACAGACTAGCTACATTTCAACAAGGATGAAAGACTGGGGAGCCAAAATCAGGCCTTCTGGGATGACAAGAGAAATCAAGATTATGAAGAAACAAAAAAGGAGGGTTTATGatgcaggtcaggtgaattccTCAAGTGGGAAGAAGATCAAACACTGTAGTTTCTGAGGGTATGTGAAGAGGAAAATAAAACTGGCAAAGAGAGTTTGAGGCAGTCAACGTAAAAGGGAACCAAGAATCTTCTACCATCATATGAACACGATGTGGATTGTAAGAGGTGAAGTGGGTCCTATTAGTGGTCACTATATGCATAGAAGCACAGGGCAAGGCTAGATTATTTAATGAGTCTTCTGTATCTGTGTTTTATTAAGTGGTTCTATGGTTCTGAGAGAAATTTGGCCAAACATCagtagaagcggagatagtgacggcAATGGATAGTGTGAAACATGAAAGACAGGAGGTTCTGGAAAGGTTGATTGAATCGGATTGAATTTtatgatgaagtaacagagaaggttgatgaaggAAATGTAGTATATGTTTTCTATGtggattttaagaaagcatttgacaaggtaccaTGCAAAAGGCTGATTAACAAAATTGAGGCTTATGGAATAGGAGGGTCAGTGTCCGAATGGATTTAAAAAATGGTctgtggacagaaagaaagcagtgaGCTGTGCTGCATAATCATTTTTGGACTGGAGAATGACAGATCCCAAGGGGCAGTGCTTCGAGCACTACTTTTTTGCAATGTGAAAATGATTTAAATTTTGCAATATGCAGTAAAATTTCAGTTGCTTATGATACAAAACCTGTCAGAGGGGTAAACAGTGAACACgttcccaattgactgcaacaggacatagataggctaGCAGAATTGATAAATAAGTGGCAGatggtgaggtgatgtattttagcAGAAGGGAGAGGGAGAGCTAATATAAATTTCATGGCACAATTCTAAAGAGTGTGCAGGAGCAGAAGAACCTGGGAGTGTACGTGCCTTCATCTTTGAAGATGACAGTATATATTGAAAGAGGGATTAGCAAAACATAGATTTATAAATAGATGTATTGAGttaaaaagcaaggaggttatactGAACTGTTACACATCTTTGGTTCGGCCCCAACTAGAGTATTGTGTCTCTACACCTTAGGAAAGATATAAAGTTCCttgggaaggtgcagaggagatttaccagaatggccttaaggtgggatgggggtggggggtggcgttgGTGTTCATTACAAGTTTAGGTTGGAACGGTTACATTTGTTcttcttggagcaaaggagattgagaggagatttgacagaggtataCACGATTATGGCAGGCAGTAGAACAAGAAAAGTTTTTTCTGATAGTGACTGGGGACACCGATTTAAGATTTTAGGCAAGAAATGCAGGGGTAATATGAGAACTTTGTTTACACAGCGAATGGTaatgatctggaactcactgcccatgaagcagaaacaatcaatgatttcaatAGGAATCCGTATTATCAGTGAAGGAAACTGCCCAAGGGGATCGAGTGGGGGGGATGGGACTGATTGGCATGATTTGCAGAGAGTCAGCATGGACTCGATAGGCTGGAtggtccccttctgtgctgtaaattactCTATAACTGTAATTAAACAGTTCCCAAGAATCCCTTACAAATCACATTGCCTAATTAATTATAGATTTTCTGTAGAGAAAAGCTAATGCTACGCAAGAGACACATTTGTGAGATTAAAATATTTGTCACATGAAAAAGACCAGAGGGGGAAAATACAGTTGAACCACAGTTTAATCACATAAATATTGATAGATCAGTTACAGAAAAAGTTATTTCATAAACTTCctaacatttttaaaaacattattgaGAATTGTTCTTGTTTAAAACATGGAATTAGATTCATCAGCATGAATTGTGTAAATATATTTGATTATAAACCTGAGCAGTTTTACATCAGGTTGTTAATGCAGGCTTAATTGAACATTTTTGAAGTGTTATAAAGcacaatactgcagatgctggaaatatgaattCAAAGCAGCAAAAGCTGGAAATACATAGCTGGTCTGGtatcatctatggagagagaaacagaccttTTCCGACCGTTCCCACCGGCGGGACCTGAAGGTCCCGGTGACCGTGCATACCCGCCACGGGTTTCCCAACAGCCAGGGGCACATTCAACagaaaaccccattgacaatggtgggtCACCTCTGCCGTGAGACACGTGGAGGGTTGCATGGAAAATCGCAGCCATTGCGTCAGGTTCGTGACCTTTCATTAGCTCCCATTTTGTAATATGACTAATGGGATACCCAATGGACAGAATCAGTATCAATAATTAGCATTTCTTAAATGTAACAAGCAGCCACGGTAACTCTAAAAATAATAGAGGAGCCCAGGTGAACTGATTCATTGTCATTTTTCCTCATCAATGGAGTTTTCTATATGCTCACTGATCATGCTGAAATTCAAGAACCATAAGTCCTTTCGCACATAAGAAAAAGCATTCAATCAATTGTGCTTGTGATTATTTTGTGGAAAAGATTCCCATGCCTTCATTCCTTGCAATCCTAGTGGCAATTTTGAATCAGTAATCCCCTATTACTGTCTCTCAACCAACTCACAACTGTCAAAACCCTTCATAATTGCTGCCTGAATGGAATCATGAGTCAACTTTGTCTGTGCAAGGCTTACTGGTGGATCTGGAGCAGAATATGTAGAATACTAAAGGGCTTCAAAGTGCTTCATGGTCAGATAGCGACAACCTTGAGGAAGGCTTCACAGACTAATAAAATGGGATTAAGGAAGAGCAATTAATTAAAAAAGGCTGGACAGTGATTAATGAAAAAAAGGCAGAAAATgtaaatcaattttttaaaaatctctgccaCTTTAATTTTCCTGTGAAGTGATGAGTCTCCACATTTCATAATTTTTCAAATTTTAGGGTCAAAGAGATTGGTCAGCAGAAAAACCCAATTTGCACCTAATATACAAGTTCCAGCTTTTTTGTTTTAGCTCTTTACACTGCAAAACTAGAGGACAAGTACCCCCATTCATACCATTGCATTCACTTGCCAAGTCTATGCATCAGTGAGACTACAAAAGTGCATCCTATGGAGGAGCAGGGAATATCTGAAAACAATTTCCAGATTCCTGTGCTTAACGTATGTATGTGTGGTTGCCAGAAGTTGTTATCTGATTTACCCCATTATAAAGTGAGTGCTATTAACTTCAGTGTTGTTACTTACTGTCAAGTTATTATAATGATATAATATTAAGAATAGGCACATGAGGAAAACAGTTAAATATAGGTATCAAGCTTGAAGACATTGGGgtttgtgctctgctcaaagcaaaagtgaaactaagactagaTCATATGACACATTTTCATTCTCATGATATAATGCTGATAAAAATGCAGGTGATAACACAATAAAAATTGCCAAGTTTACAATTCGCATCCAAGATCCCACAGAACGTACATGGCAACCAGCTGAGGTGACGAATGTTTGTTCGGAATCAAGGGCCTATGAATCATTACATACAATGGTATAATGGTGCACTGGTGAGGTGTTACTGTTGGCAAAccagatccattccagctcctcaaccaTCATACTTACATATTGCATTTAGGACAAGATCCCAAATGCAACCAGTAACAACACCCAATAATGACAATCCCAGGGATATTACTGTGCATAATATCATCACTCAAATCTTCAAGTTCAATGTCAATGGAGTCAACTTGTAGATCTAAGGATATATATTCTGCTGTCGCTGGGGTTAGGGAATCATTTGAGAGTAATTGATGTAGCCATCAAGTTACCTGCCTTGTACCTAATCTCACAGTTGTAACCTTGAATCGTTATCCAGAGATGTTGCAATCTTGGCAGTGCCCCTGATGATGTTTTTCCCCAAATCATCTCCAGTGGCGTGTGGGGTCGGTCTCGACCACAAAATATTTGCCAAATATATAGGTATGAAAATGCATGATACCAAACACTAAAACTAATGTTTCCCACTCAATGTTGTAGTTGGATTGTGTTACAAAATTACATCGAGATTTTGAAGCAAATGCAATTGGTTCGCCTTTTTGTAGTGTACATGCTCCCAGAGCCTTTCTGTGAGGCATCTATAGCCAAGGTAGTTGTCTCCCGAGGAATGTAACATTGCAATGTGAATGCTTCTGATATGACTGATTCAGTGCTTTGAAGAGGTTTGAGGTTTTGGTAGTCTTCGAGccatagagccatagaattcctacagtgcagaaggaggttattcagcccattgagtccacaacgaccctccaaaagagtacctcaCTGAGACTCACTCACCCGCCTTAGCCCtgcaacccataaccccacctaacctgcacatccttgaacactaagggtcaatttagcatgaccaatccacctcatctacacacctttggactgtgggaggaaactggagcactcagaggaaacctacacagtcacggggagaaagtgcaaactccatacagtcaaacatggccagaatcgaacccgggtccctggcgctgtgagacaaaagtgctaaccactgtgccaccttgtcacAGGAAAAGCACATTCTTTTTCAATAATTCCCTTAAAAATTAAGATTTTTGTGCGACATTGAGAATGAAAAGAGACAAAAAATGGTAGAATCCTTCATGAAAATGGAGACTGAAGGAGTTAAATCTGAATTTAACTAAAGAAACTATGAGGGTATGAGGCATGAATTGGCAAGGATAGAGTGGGAAACCTTACCAAAGAGTTTGATGTTGGATATGCACTGGTTCATATTGAAAGAACGAGTGTATGATTTGCAATAATTATTCATTCCTGTCTGACGCAAATAGAAAGGAAGAAAGGTGGCTCAactatggcttacaaaggaaatttggAATAATATTAAATCTAAAGAAGAGACACATAAAATTGCCAGAAAAAGCAACGAGCCTGAGGATAGGGAGCATTTCAGAATCCAGCAAAAGAGGACAAAAGGTTTGATCAATCGGGGGGAGAGTATGAGTAAAACTGCACGGAATAaagaaactgactgtaaaagcttctataaatatgtGAACAGAAGACAAACCTAGACCCCTTTCAGTGAGAAGCAGGGGAAAATGTAACGGGGAGAAGATTTGAACAcagactttggttctgtcttcaaaaTGAAGGCACAAACAACATTCCAGAAATTTTAGGGAAAAAGGACCAAGGAGAGcagaattgaaggaaatcagtatcagTAAGAAAATGGTGCTGGGGGAATTAATGGGGTTACAGGCTGCCAACTCACCagtgcctgataatctacatctgagagtattaaaggaagtggccctggaaacATTGGGtgcattttccaaaattctctagtttctggagcagttcctaca
The genomic region above belongs to Scyliorhinus torazame isolate Kashiwa2021f chromosome 6, sScyTor2.1, whole genome shotgun sequence and contains:
- the LOC140425190 gene encoding uncharacterized protein isoform X2 encodes the protein MGASPTAQWTPQQVLTLAPISTPFEKCEPGGILLWGPKENNEKKMSLVIWWAGQKFSRSGALIILWDRRSGAGDVGAVVVEVDSGNMPKSSSSTRAILNLVVIGGELDSPTQDFGVFDLAPLCAPSYMDIRVQPEMLAIYLAAPLLRLYRGQGQLREDSAQEESAPEEQRSAGEPSAPAIHQTEVEVCRRCRIRPRVYCQRLSFEELLERMCWCRLTRESVRHLYQHAIYSCRTWDNLIPSRFNY